The following are from one region of the Aspergillus chevalieri M1 DNA, chromosome 1, nearly complete sequence genome:
- a CDS encoding uncharacterized protein (COG:S;~EggNog:ENOG410PMWZ), protein MQQLPSPGHTCSVQAGHGSWAAGTVYARGLQEAPGHIQARRVQYRAISREWHAFLGFQVSLGPRKRGWGEGKGEEPAAKRQRQQQPYVTVEMKEN, encoded by the exons ATGCAGCAATTGCCATCTCCCGGGCACACCTGCAGTGTG CAAGCCGGCCATGGGTCCTGGGCTGCTGGGACGGTGTATGCCCGGGGGCTGCAGGAGGCACCTGGCCATATCCAGGCACGGCGGGTGCAATACCGGGCCATCAGTCGGGAGTGGCATGCCTTCCTAGGGTTTCAGGTATCACTAGGCCCGCGGAAGCGGGGCTGGGGGGAGGGAAAAGGGGAGGAGCCAGCAGCaaagcggcagcggcagcagcagccgtatGTGACTGTTGAGATGAAAGAGAACTAG
- a CDS encoding uncharacterized protein (COG:L;~EggNog:ENOG410PI7H) — MQEWCGPLPVYGMTARQQRKWQILWQLAMPTMARPQQAPHRARARAVHMFPGAGRILEQGGNPGSYRATEGRGVSPGDQPTAGHGVSPEHVEEAEETGNAGSTEPAWMMSPMERACLEFCIELLNQRHRAHEYESPLLPPILSRMIKLARFMVVQKALWLDPHVGDIIQMWQAQASTANGTVNGTVNGTVNGTPASPIAWPLASADAQLADIDEGCDSASPTRHTPTTVHDRPSFHDHVQQMVSRFMIRGTHGPMQTLLDWRTYGLKIHYNSTAPGHVAWMGADELLYKDLHFTMGEFRGFIHGLVGATRELLCELLCIADGSSSAHTPSTMPLPAIPWQGLYDDPTQGHPGWNFCTIAEPGGPWMAGGG, encoded by the exons atgcaggagtggtgtggcccactgcccgtgtatgggatgaccgcgcggcagcagcggaagtggcagatcttgtggcagcttgccatgcccaccatggcgaggccccaacaggcgccccatcgagcccgggctcgggcggtccatatgttccccggggccggtcggatcctagaacagggtgggaaccccggcagttatcgggccacagaggggcgtggggtgagccccggagatcagcccacagccgggcatggggtgagccccgagcatgtggaagaagcagaggagactggcaatgcaggcagcaccgagccggcatggatgatgagcccaatggagcgtgcctgcttggagttttgcattgagctgctcaaccagcgccaccgtgcccatgaatatgaaagccccctt ttaccccccattttatcgcggatgatcaagcttgcgcggttcatggtggtgcagaaggcactgtggttggatccccatgtgggggacattattcagatgtggcaggcacaggctagcacggcgaatggcacagtgaatggcacagtgaatggcacagtgaatggcacaccggctagcccaatagcatggccgttggccagtgcagatgcccaactggccgatatcgatgagggctgtgatagtgccagtcccacacgccacacccccaccacggtgcacgatcgcccgtcatttcatgaccatgtgcagcagatggtcagccgcttcatgatccgtggcacccatgggcccatgcagacattgctcgactggcgcacatatgggttgaagatccattacaatagcacggcgccgggccatgtggcgtggatgggagccgatgagctgttgtacaaggatctgcatttcacgatgggtgaattccgtgggttcatccacgggttggttggggccacacgggagctgctgtgtgaactattatgtattgccgatggttccagcagcgcccacaccccaagcaccatgccgctgcccgccatcccgtggcagggcttgtatgatgatcccacccaggggcacccgggctggaacttttGCACGATCGCCGAacccggtggcccgtggatggccggtggtggatga
- a CDS encoding uncharacterized protein (COG:L;~EggNog:ENOG410PI7H;~InterPro:IPR027417,IPR014001,IPR011545;~PFAM:PF00270;~TransMembrane:1 (o763-786i);~go_function: GO:0003676 - nucleic acid binding [Evidence IEA];~go_function: GO:0005524 - ATP binding [Evidence IEA]) encodes MRRGAIHGPLVAQYLARVARFKEKLAVAIHMTAGQPARAPELLSVQYVNTPNNQFRNVFIEDGMVTLVTAYHKGFHASNDSKLIHRYVPRAVGELVVWYMWLAMPFIGQLTAWQAGTAHGTVNGTSNGMSNGTSNGTWNGMSNGTSNGMSNGTSNGTLNGTRAGTVNGTVNGTVNGMSNGTSNGTLNSTLNSTWNGTQAGTLNGTLNGTANGILNGTLIGTQAGTANGTRASTVNGTSNSTLNGTWNGTRAGTVNGTLNGRANGTLNGTSNGTANGISNDTLNGTSNSTLNGTSNSMLNGTTNSIPIGTRAGTVNGTSNSTLNGTWNGTPNGTVNGMLNGRLNGTSNSTSNSTPIGTPIGTQAGTSNAMSNGTTIGTPNGTANGTLNGTLIGTSNGTPAWQPPSPYLWGPDPGMQRPWTPERFREVLKRETQARLGQALNIPAYRDIAIGISRRFLRASSTFTSDRQDETEQAAALDADCEDGMDADQWMAHMTDLQAGHSSHVAGMVYGRQLMEQAGTTSHRRAMFRQSSVDWHQFLGFGCGTGVPGDVHADIDAGGLRAGLVDEGSCPSRRPGQEQVRARLVDDPGQEWVRACLVDDPGQEWVRACLVNDPGQERVRARLVSDPSQEGVRARLVDEGNRPIHHPGQERVRARLVDEGSCPIHHPGQERVRACLVNDPGQERVRARPVLGKRKRAPWQVEAEEHHMERRHQLQTMDMAAALQQMTGQAGMQFQGIQAPAMAAIQQGKSPVVAVMPTGGGKSMLFMLPAWAVPGGTTIVVVPLISLRQDMQQRCRRLGIPCMAWDRQQPCDEAAIVLVTPESAVTPDFHSFINRLVVMQRLDRVVIDECHIIMNQQKNFRSAMAQLGKLVRARTQMDQIDIYRARTSRGNVAYGVWRPPIPHTAPHGYGWEQDAWIIQFLQAQLQWARARGEDGDICQPGPPGAGDGGGIGM; translated from the exons atgcgccggggggcgatccacggcccattggtggcacagtatctggcccgggtggcccggttcaaggagaaactggccgtggccatccatatgacggcggggcagccggcacgggcccccgagctgctcagtgtgcagtatgtcaacacgccgaacaaccaattccgcaatgtgttcattgaggatgggatggtgacactggtgactgcataccacaagggcttccatgcgagcaacgacagcaagctgatccaccggtatgtgccacgggcggtcggggagttggtggtgtggtatatgtggctggcgatgccattcattggccagttgacagcgtggcaggccggcactgcgcatggcacggtgaatggcacatcgaatggtatgtcaaatggcacatcgaacggcacatggaatggtatgtcgaatggcacatcgaatggtatgtcgaatggcacatcgaacggcacattgaatggcacacgagccggcacggtgaatggcacggtgaatggtacagtgaatggcatgtcgaacggcacatcgaacggcacattgaacagcacattgaacagcacatggaatggcacacaagccggcacattgaatggcacactgaatggcacggcgaacggcatactgaatggcacactgattggcacacaagccggcacggcgaatggcacacgagccagcacggtgaatggcacatcaaacagcacattgaacggcacatggaatggcacacgagccggcacggtcaatggcacactgaatggcagggcgaacggcacactgaatggcacatcaaacggcacagcaaatggcatatcaaacgacacactgaatggcacatcgaacagcacattgaacggcacatcgaacagcatgttgaacggcacaacaaacagcataccgattggcacacgagctggcacagtgaatggcacatcgaacagcacattgaacggcacatggaatggcacaccaaatggtacggtgaatggcatgttgaatggtagactgaacggcacatcaaacagcacatcgaacagcacaccgattggcacaccgattggcacacaggccggcacatcaaatgccatgtcgaatggcacaacgattggcacaccgaatggcacggcgaacggcacactgaatggcacattgattggcacgtcgaacggcacaccggcatggcagccccccagcccatatttatggggccccgacccgggcatgcagcggccatggacccccgagcgattccgggaggtgttgaagcgggagacccaggcccggctcggccaggcattgaatattccggcgtaccgggacattgccattggcatcagccggcggttcctgcgggcatccagcacattcaccagtgaccgccaggatgaaacggagcaggcggcggcattggatgctgactgtgaggacggcatggatgcggaccagtggatggcgcatatgacggatttacaggcgggccattcatcgcacgtggcggggatggtatatgggcggcagctgatggagcaggcgggcacaacaagccaccggcgggcaatgttccggcagtccagtgtggattggcaccagtttctggggttcggctgcggcacgggggttccaggagatgtccatgccgacattgatgccggtgggcttcgggctggcttggtggatgaaggcagctgtccaagccgccgtcccggtcaggaacaggttagggctcgcttggtggatgatcccggtcaggaatgggttagggcttgcttggtggatgatcccggtcaggaatgggttagggcttgcttggtgaatgatcccggtcaggaacgggttagggctcgcttggtgagtgatcccagtcaggaaggggttagggctcgcttggtggatgaaggcaaccgtccaattcaccatcccggtcaggaacgggttagggctcgcttggtggatgaaggtagctgtccaattcaccatcccggtcaggaacgggttagggcttgcttggtgaatgatcccggtcaggaacgggttagggctcgccccgtgcttgggaaacgcaagcgggccccatggcaggtggaggctgaggagcaccacatggagcggcgccaccagctgcagaccatggacatggccgctgcgctgcagcagatgaccggtcaggccggcatgcagttccagggcatccaggcacccgccatggcggcgatccagcagggcaagagccccgtggtggcagtcatgcccaccggcggtgggaaaagcatgttattcatgttgcccgcgtgggccgtccccgggggcaccaccattgtggtggtgccattgatctcgctgcggcaggatatgcagcagcggtgccggcggctaggcatcccatgtatggcatgggaccggcagcagccatgtgatgaagcagccattgtgctggtcacaccggaatcggctgtcacccccgatttccattcattcatcaaccggttggtggtgatgcagcggctggaccgggtggtgattgatgaatgccacatcattatgaaccagcagaagaacttccggtccgccatggcacagcttgggaagctcgttcgggcccgtacacagatg gatcagatcgatatatatcgggcccgcacgagccgcggcaatgtggcatatggggtgtggcggccaccgattccacacactgcaccacatggatatggatgggagcaggatgcctggattattcagttcctgcaggcgcagctccagtgggcccgggcccggggggaagatggtgatatatgccaaccgggtccaccaggtgcaggcgatggcggcggtattgggatgtga